The nucleotide window GCACGAATAGCAAGTGCACGATGAGAGACCGACTGATCACAAAATAGTGTTGAAATGTTTTCAATTGCTTCTTCCATTTGTTCGCCATAGTTCAGCGACAAATCCTTAAGGGCAATCCCCTGAACGATGGACCTATGCAATCTTTCTTTAAATTCTGCTACTTGTGCTTTGTCCGTTGCCGACAAGCTAAGAACTGGACAACCCAACGTCTTCTCTAGTTCGGCCACGTTAATCATTTGACGCTCACGCTTTAGAGCATCCATCTTATTTAAGACAACAATCATCGGACGACCAAGCTCACGAAGCTGCAGCGTCATGTATAAACTACGCTCTAAGCTTGTTACATCCACAACATTAATGATCAAATCAGCTGGATGAGTCAGCACTGCACGTGAAGCAATTGACTCGTCAATACTGTTGCTATCATTTCCACTATCGAGAGAGTAAATACCAGGAAGGTCCGTGAGCAAAAACTGGTCTCCAGCATGTTGATATTGACCCGTTTTTTTCTCGACAGTCACACCAGCCCAGTTACCAACCTGTTGTTTTGCGCCAGTTAAACCATTAAAAAGAGTCGTTTTACCACTATTAGGGTTACCTACCGTGAGTATTTGATACTGCATTACACTCTCTCCACTTCGATTTTTTGAGCTATCGCTTCTCTCAGCGCCACAGATACACCACGGACTTCAACCTGCAATGGATCCCCCATCGGAGCGCGTCTAATAACTTTGACGACGGTATTCGGCAATAGCCCCATTACCATTAGCTTTTTTCTTACGTCGGATGAAAGACCATCCAATAAACGAATAGTCACCGAATCGCCGGGTATGATTTCTGATAGCTTCATTATGACTCCAACAAGGTTATTGCTAATGATAAATATTTTCGTTTAATGATTTAATGCTGCAATATTACTCCTATGTCTCCATTGATTCATTGTGTGAAATCAAAGTTACCATAGATGCTCTGACCCTTGCACAAAACGTCAACTTCGTTAATTTTATTCACGTCATTTTCGTCAAAACTCTCTCAACTGGTGATTATTAATTTTAGAAAAATAATACGACCCACAAGGAAACTCATAGTTATTCCTTATATATCATTCACTTAAATTAACCAGGTAAATATTGTCGCTTTTTTCATACTAAAGTGTCGTTATTTTTATAAGAAAAATAAGTAACCCCTCGTATAGTTAACTCATCGAGAGGGCGTCCTCTCAAATGTATTCCAGAGGTGGCATGTCACATGCCACTCCGGCAGCAAGCGAAGGTGTCCTTGACACCCGTGGTATAGTCCCCCCGGCTATACCACGATATTTTTTTCAATGTTCCCTCCCCTTTGAAGCACTATTCAAACTACTCATTTACTTTCCGAATTGATATAGCTTTACACTGATATACAAAGACGCACCTATGCTTTAAACACGTCAGCACCTAAAATGCTATGGCATTAACCAAGTGAAGTTTGGAGCGCTATAGGGTGCCATAACGACAAGTAACATGACGTGACTGAATTATT belongs to Vibrio sp. STUT-A11 and includes:
- a CDS encoding FeoA family protein; translated protein: MKLSEIIPGDSVTIRLLDGLSSDVRKKLMVMGLLPNTVVKVIRRAPMGDPLQVEVRGVSVALREAIAQKIEVERV